The sequence TCACTTGAAGATTCTTCACACTATATTTTAAAATATTACCCCCACCTGGATCAGACATCGTCGAACAACTCTTTTTTTCCTACGATACAGACAAACAAATTTCGCTACAATCAATCATGTCGAATTCAGGTGGGCATGCTGTAAACCTACATTTTTCTTATTCCTTCAGTTTTCTATCTCAAGCTGTCCATGTCTTTCTTCAATGAGTTCCTACCTGATTTTTCAAACACGGCAATTGATTTGCAAGAGTGACAGTCGTTGAAGATGGTCCAAAATAAATCCCACATAGTTTCTTTTTCACAAACAGTACCGCTGCCAAGGAGATCCAGATAAATAGATAATCTACCACTAACTTTGGCCATTGTTCGTGATCAGATTGTTGATGTGGATCCACTAAAAAAAGATTGTTGACGTGGGATGGACCTTGACTAACAATGCCCATTTAAGTTTCGAAATAAGAAATTTGGGTACTTACCCATGTGTTACTGTCATAAACAAGATGATGATGTCtattaaaataagcaaacaccaaATTCCTGTTTTGAtgagaaattccagaaaatttaaTAAAATTTGGTTGTTCAGTTATCAGTAAAGCTGCATCAGGAGCATTGCTATACGTATGATGAATATTCGTACGACACTATTCCATGACCCTTCGATGGAATGGCCACACCAGTATCTTAGGCATGGTTCTAGTATCATACAGAGGTTCTACTAAAAATATCGGACGCAAAGCATTTTCATTTCGTCAATGGCTAGATGCAAACGTATCATCAGGTAAAGATTAAAGAATGCAAATTATGTAATCATTCAGCATCAATAAGCAAAATCCGGTCAATAAGTTCACATTTTCTCATGTTGAGATTCAATTCATGGACAATGCTACAAGCCCGATCATATTCTGGGCAAGAATTATCCCCAGAGATGAAGCGATGCACCAGCCCCCCGACCTCGATGCAGCTCTCACCTGCCATCTTCTTCATCCCGCCTTCCCTCATCACCCTCCTCGCCTTCGCTGCCTCGTCCCAGGATCCAATGTCGGAGTAGATGTTCGCGACCATCACATAGTTTCCGCTTCTCCTGGGCTCCAGCTCAAGCAATCTCTCCTGCACCTTGCTGACAATGTGAATGCAGTCCTTGGAGCTGTGCATCTGGCAGGCGCCCAACAATGTCCTCCATACAACTGGGTCAGCCTCGAGAGGCATATCCATTACAAAGTCATAGGCTTCCTGGAGGCGACCGTTACGCCCTAGGACATCGACCATGGCGCTGTAGTGTCTCATCATTGGCTCGATCTTGTATACATGCCGCATTTCATGGAAAAACTGACGTCCCTCGTCGACCAGCCCAGCATGGCTACATGCGCAGAGCAGCCCGAGGAATGTGACATAATTGGGCGCAACTGATGCACCcttcatcctttcgaacagcctGAGCGCTTCCCGGGCTAATCCATTCTGTGCAAACCCCTGGATCATTGCGCTCCAGGTCCAGACATTCCGCGCCGGCATCCTCTCAAACAAGCGCCAGGCATAACTCACCAAGCCACACTTCGCATACATGTTCACTGCCGCCGTGCCAAGCTGAAGCGTCATGTCCAGCCGCCGGGCGACGACCTGCCCATGCGCCCACTTGCAGAGCGGCAAGTTGCCAAGCTCAGCGGCGGCGGACATCATGCACACGAGCGTGGTCTGGTCGGGCTCGAACCCGGCTTCCACCATCGCAGTGAACAGGCCAACGCACCGGTCGTGGCAGTCGTTGTCCAAGCAGGCAGTGAGCGCCGTGTTCCAGGACACCACGGTCCGTcgcggcatttcgtcgaacacctgcatGGCGCGCGCCGGTTGGTCACAGGCCGAGTAGGCGACCATTAGGGCGTTCCGTACGTAGACCACGGCGCAGTCTAAGCCGTCCTTGACGGCCTCCGCGTGGGTGGAGGCGGCGAGGGGAAGGGATCCCGGTGCGAGGCGCGCGAGGGCCTTGAGAACGTGCGGGAGCGTGTGCGCGTCAGGGCGTAGGCCGCTGCGGCGGAGGCGGACGAAGAGGCGGGCCGCTGCGGCGGGATCGGGTGAGGAGGCGAGTGGGGGAAGGAGGAGGTTGAAGAGCGCGAGGGGCGGAGAGGGGAGGGACAGGAGGAGGCGCTGCGCGAGGTGGAGGTGGGGAGAGGGCAGGGAaatgaggcggcggaggaggatagGACCGAGGGAGGGGAGGCGGCCAGAAGTGAGGAGTTTGGCGTGGTGCTGCCGTATTTGCTGCAcggtggcggcgccggcgatgaGAGCGGCCAGGGAAGTGGCGGCCATGCCATGGAGTGCTCGTGCTCGTGCTCGACGCCGTCACACCGTTTGCGCAGGTAGACCGCGGCTGGTTTTGTTGGGCTGCGCTCGAGTGAAATGCCCCAGTGGTCGGTCCATAAACTAGATTAAAATGCACATTTTTTTGCTAAAAAGTAGAGATTAAAATGCACATTTTTGTCTATCGTGGCTTCAAAATTGTGCGATTGCCCAATTTGGTTTATCGGGAACACTTGCCTTTACGGTGTGTTTAGTTGCTGGAACAGACTGGAATATCACGCGTTTaaaggatccggcttgcctgcttccTTTTCATGCTCTCATCCGTGTTCTTAGTTTATCCTAGGGCTGTCTTTTTTCCTTACCCTGTTCTCGTGTTCAGTTGACAAATGAAACGATCACCACCTCGTTCCCATGGGCCGAATATTCGCCCCATTTGCGGAACCGGGTGAGACCTGCAAAACGAGCGGACCACGCGGAACCGGCTCTCTCCTCGCACTCCCGGTCCTATCGCCTCTCCTACCTGGTGCGCCGCCTCCCGCTCGTCTGTCACTCCCTCGATCTGCGCCGCACCGCCCACCCCGACTCCTTCCCTCATCGCCGGCCAACTCCTCCTCTCTCGACCTGCAGCGCTGCTCCACCTCCGGTCCCTGATCTGGCCATCCCAGGCTCATCCCTCGTCTCCCTGTGGCGGATCGATTCCCTGGCTCGCGACAGATGGATTTCTGGTGGCGCTCCTTAGCAGCAGCGCCCTGCGGCGGATCAATTCCCTGGCTGcttgcggcggcagcggcggccgtgGAGGAGTAGAGCAGCAAccacagagcagcagcagcagcagagcctGGCAAGAAGTGGCTAGCAGGCagcggagcagcagcaacagagaGCAGCATCGGCTAGTACAGAGACAAGTATAGCAGCAGTATAGGAATTGCAGGGTGCGTATGTTGGATTTATTCAACAGAGAGCTTAATTAGTATAGCAGCAGCATTAGTTTTTCATGATTTTTGCTTGATGCGTATGTTGAATTGCTTACTCTGTTGTTTCTCATAACTTGACTACTCTGTTGCTGAAAATACAAAGAGTTAAAATTATTCATCTTGTTGCTGAAAATCATTCCATTCTAACTCCCGAACCAAACACCGGAACGTAACCATTCCATTCCATCTAATACTCATGACCAAACACAGGAACGGAACCGATCCATTCCCGTGGAATGGAATCATGACATTCCATTCTACTTCGTTcttgaaccaaacacacccttagggTCCACTGCCTTCATGACCGTCAGATCTGTTCTTAATCAGATGGTCAGGAGTCGAACTCCACCTACTTCATTTTCTTGCAACTCGACCACTGTTTCAGAAGGCTGGACCGCAACTTGACCCCTGTTGCAACTAACGACCACTTGGGCGACTCCAGGAGAGCACCTTCGCTGCCGGTCCACTCTCGTTAGCACTCGAGCACGGTCATGCCAACAACGGCGATATTCACATCGACGAGGCCGGCCGGTAGGTCGAGGGACAAGATTGGCGCGGGGCACGACTGACTCTGGGGGCACCACGTCCTCGTGCAGGAATAGGCAGACACGATGTTCGCCGGTGGGTGGGAGGAAGCGTGCCACAGACGACGACATGAGAGGACGGGGAGTCTGGCGTCATCGGTGAGAGGCCTAACACTTTCTTGCAAATCGGCCGCGGGAGCAGCTCGTCGTATCTGGCTGCAACAGGGTGGAGGCAAGATAGCTGAGCGGACGTTATGGGGGGTCAGGAAATGTTGCACATCAAAATCAACGCAGTCGAGGCGGCAAGGAGCCCGGCAGCAGGCCTGCCGGTAGCCCACCTTATACAAAACGACATAACGAAGCTTGAGAGAAGGGATAGACGTCCTCAGATCATCTTGGTCCCAAGATGATGACGGCGGCAACCTAGATCACATCTCTCTTTGTAAACCCCTAGCCTCCACTTTGTATATAAGGGGAGGCTAGGGGGACTCTCGTTCCCATCTACTCATGAAGAAACAACTCTCGGTAGAATCATACATCTCCCTGTAATACCTCGCACGATGTATACCCACCATTAATAAACCAATACaaccaggacgtagggtattactctaccaagaaggcccgaacctggctaaacccCCATGTGAGCTCCAATTTGCGACTTCTAACTATGCAAGGTACCCTACCAAGGGATCTGACGGTTTTCTGCATCGTCACCGCCCGAGTCCTCGTGGATCGACCTCCGTTCCTCCAAAAAATGCAACACCCATTCCTTGTTGACTACAAGATCTTCTAGCCTATGGGTTTCCTTTGAGTGATTGACAAAAAACTATCACTTTAGGGGTtaccgtcccacagaactaccacttttAAAAAACTGACCGAAAACTACCAAAATTTTCTAATttcgtgactaaaaactaccacttttgagAAATGGCCGGTTTAGACGATTTAAACATGTTTATGACATGCCGGGCCTACCAGTCAGGGCTGACATGcttattttgttttttctaaacTCCCAATCTCAGTTAAAAAAAATTCAACTGCTGCCCCCGACCCCGCACCGCACCATCGCTCCACCCGCACCTCTGCTCCTGACTCCGCTCGATCTGGCCAGCGAGGCAGCTGCTCGCTGCCGGAGCTACGGGATCCGACGAGCAGCCGCCCCTCCATGTCATCGCCCCAACGTTGTCAGGCGAGACAGGGCAGAACAGAGGAGAAGTTCAGCCAGAGGAAAACACCAGCGAGTGAGTGTTATGCAAAGGTAGACCTGGTAGATGTGGGCCGTAGGCCATGGGCCGTGTAATAGAGAGAGCGTGGGTGTGGAGCTGTATATAAGCTCGAGTCACTGTAGCCATTCGGCAtcgaaaaaagaaatgaaaagaaacagtttctcctttcccctttccccttgaCTTCTTCCTTCTCCCGTTCTGATCCCCTTCTCCAGCTCGTCCCCCATCTTGGTCCCAAATCCTAGGGTTCGTCCCAAGGCAAGGACACGACAGTTGGTATCAGATTGCCTTGTCGATCCGTTGTTCCCCGCTGCCTCGAGATCGGACTGTAATATCGACCGATCGGTTGTGCGGCTGCTTCGGTGGCTGCCTGTAAATCCGAGATCGCCGTTGGTCTGGTTCCGAGAGGGTGACGACGACTCCGTTCAAGCCAAGCGCGCAAACTAAGCATCTGACAAAGGTCATGGCGACGTTCGAAGAGCGCGTGCTCAAGGAACTGGCTGCCCTCAAGGAGATCGGAGAGAAGGTGCCGCGCATCGACGAGATCAGTGCGCGGCTCGACGACCTCGACACAAAATTCTCCGAGCAAGTACATCGCCTCGATCAGGTTCAAACCAAGGTGGACCTCTCGGTCACGTCGATTGGGGAGATCCATCAAGAGCAAGTTCACGTGGCGCGCGCAATCAAGGAGTCTCACAGCACCCAGGACGCAAATCTGGATCGGCTGGCGCAACCCGGCTGTTTCGCGGCCTCCCCGACGGCTGCTCAGGCTGCGTCGATCTCTCAAGCTCCACCACCGCCTCGTCGATAGTTCGATCCAGGAAGGGCGCAGCCATCACcatgccctcctgatgaacagaGCTCCAAAAAGCCATGGATGCCGAAGATGGAGTTTCCTCGGTTCGATGGCGACGGGGTCCGCATGTGGCTGGACAACTGCGAAGTTTATTTTTAGCTCTATCAGATTCCGGACGGTTTCAAGCTCATGTCAGCCTCGTTGCATCTGCAAGGTAATGCTGTTCACTGGTACCAAGCATGTAAGCATACTGATGCATGTGCGGATTGGCCACGGTTCAGAAAGGCGATCCTGCAGGAGTTTGACTTGAACGTGCATCGTAATTGCTTGAGAGAATTGCTGTTGCTTAAACAGGATGAGTCCGTCCAGCAGTATCGCACTAATTTCAACCAGTTGGTCTATCAAATTCGGTTATATGATGCTGACATTAGTGAGACTATGCTAGTAACTCAATTTGTACTAGGCCTGAGAGAGGAAATCCGAGCTGCTGTGGAAATTCAGTTACCGCAGTCGGTGGTTCATGTGGCTGAATGTGCTCTGGTGCAGGAGGCCGTGTTGGAACGGCAGAAGATGCAGACCTCTAAGTTTCAGAAACAGCAGAGTCAGAACAAAGTCACAGCCCTCAGACAAGAAAATCCATCCCGTCCTCAGTTTGCAGCAGGAGATTTGTGGCGAGCAAAGCAACTCAAAGAATTCAGGAGAGCAAATGGCCTGTGTTACAGTTGTGGGGACAAATACAGTCAGGGTCATGTGTGTGCCAACAAACCACCCTTACAGCTCAAGGCATTGGAAGCTCAGGAAATTGATGGGAAACTTTCAGATGAAGTGCTCAACGCCATTGCCGCCGAAGAGGCCGTGGAGGAGGTAGCTGCTTACCTTTCTGTCAATGCCATATCAGGTTCTGCCAACAGCAAAACAATCAGGTTGAGGGCATTAGTGGAGAACAAGGTCATGTTACTGTTGGTGGACTCAGGGAGTTCTCACACATTCATAGACAGACAACTAGCTGAGAAGCTCAAACACAAAGCAATTGCGCTAGACAAGTCCCTACAAGTCAAAGTTGCCAATGGTGATCAACTGCAGTGTGAGACTGAATTGTGTGGTTTACAGTGGTGGATTAGTGGACACACATTTACATCTGATATGAAAGTGATTGACCTTGGAGGATATGATGCCATTTTAGGTATGGACTGGCTGGCTCAATGGGGAGCTATGGTCTGCCACTGGGAAGAGAAATGGTTACAATTTGACAAACAAGGCCAACAAATTAGATTGCAAGGGATTGTTGAGAAACAACAAACTGAGATTCAAGCTATTACTATGGAGCAAATGCTGAAGTGGGAAAAAGGAAATGATATATGGGCCACTGCTGTTATATCTTCCACTCTGCAAACTGAAGATCATGTGGTACCAGAATGCATTTCCTCTACATTAGCAGATTTTGCCGATGTGTTTGCTGACCCAAAACAGTTGCCCCCCCACAGGGAGTTTGACCATGCTATTTCTCTCATACCTGACAGTGTACCAGTAAACGTCAGACCTTATAGATATAACCCACAGCAAAAAGATGAAATAGAAAAGCAAGTTAATGAAATGTTGACTGCTGGTCTCATCAAACCCAGTATGTCTCCTTTTGCTTCTCCAGTGCTGCTTGTCAGAAAGAAAGATGGAACTTGGAGATTTTGTGTAGATTATAGAAGACTGAACACTCtgacaatcaaaaataaatttcCCATGCCAGTGGTAGATGAGTTGCTGGAGCAAAGTGGTTTTCCAAATTGGATTTAAGATCTGGATACCACCAGATAAGGATGATTGAGACTGATGAAGAAAAAACTGCTTTCAAGACTCATCATGGGCAATATTAGTTCAGGGTAATGCCATTTGGACTGACAAATGCTCCTGCTACTTTTCAGTGTCTGATGAATATTATTTTCAAGAAATACGCCAGGAAATTTGTTTTGATATTCATGGATGATATACTGGTGTTTAGTGGAACATTAGAAGAACACAGGGAACAACTGAAACAAGTGTTACAAACCTTGAGGGAAAATCAGTTGTATGCTAAAATGAGCAAGTGTTGTTTTGCTACACAACAGTTGAGCTACTTGGGCCATGTGATCTCTGACAAAGGGGTGGCCATAGATCCCGAGAAAACAAAGGCAATGGAGCAATGGCCCCAGCCAACCACGTTCACTGAGTTGAGAGGATTCCTAGGACTCACTGGGTATTATAGGAAATTTGTGGCTCAATATGGCATACTAGCAAAACCCCTCACTTCCTTGTTGCAGCTCAAAACGTTCCAATGGACACAGGGAGCGCAAACCGCATTTGAAAAACTCAAAACAGCCATGAGCTCCACTCCAGTCCTGGCTCTGCCAGATTTTTCTAAACCATTCACAGTGGAAACGGATGCCTGTGATACTGGGATTGGAGCTGTGCTGAGTCAACAAGGACATCCAGTGGCCTACTACAGTAAAGCTCTAGGTGTGCAAAATCAAAAACTGCCTACTTATGAGAAGGAATTCATGGCAGTAATGATGGCAGTAGATAAATGGAGATCATATCTGAGCAGAGGGCCATTTGTGATTAAAACAGATCACAAAAGCTTATGTAACCTGGAAGATCAGGTGCTACACACTGAGTTACAAAAGAAAGCAATGTCCAAGTTAGCTGGGCTACAGTTTAAGTTTCAGTACAAGAAGGGCATAGAAAATAAAGCAGCTGATGCACTATCCAGAGTGGGACATGTGTTTGCTATACAAGCTGTATCTACTGCTCAGCCAGTTTGGCTACAAGAAGTGGCAAATTCTTATGCAGTGGATACAAGAGCACAAGAGCTGTTAACTAAATTAGCAATAACGGATGCTGATGAGCCTGGATTTTCTCTCTCTCAAGGACTGGTCAGATTTAAAGGAAAGGTTTGGGTGGGCTCTAATTCAGGTTTACATACGAAATTAATTGAAGCTTTCCATGCTTCTCCCATTGGAGGACACAGCGGCATTCAGGCTACATATCAGAGAGTGAAGAAGTTGTTTCATTGGAATGGGATAAAGCAAGATGTACAGAATTTTGTACAGCAGTGTCAAGTATGTCAGCAAGCTAAACATGAAAACTGTAAATACCCAGGGTTGCTCAATCCATTGCCCATACCAGTCAGAGCTTGGGAAGATATCACTATGGATTTTGTGGAAGGACTGCCAAAATCCAATGGATACAGTGTCATTTTGGTAGTGGTGGACAGATACTCCAAATACAGCCATTTCATCCCTTTGAAACATCCATACTCTGCTGCTACAGTAGCCCAAGCATTTATGCAACAAGTGGTGAAGCTCCACAGCATGCCCTTGACTATAACATCTGACAGAGACACAGTGTTTACTAGCCATTTCTGGAAAGAGCTGCTGGCAATCTGGGGCCCTAAATTACAAATGTCCACTGCCAGACACCCTCAAACAGATGGTCAAACAGAAAGGGTGAATCAATGTTTGGAGATGTATTTGAGGTGTGCAGTTCATGACTCACCTACCAAGTGGGACAACTGGCTGGCACTGGCAGAACTGTGGTACAATACCACTTACCACTCTTCCTTGGGATGCACACCATTTAAGGCCTTGTATGGGCAAGATCCACATATGGGTCAGTTTCTCAGACCACCTGAAGATACTTCTCCTAATATTCAGCAGTGGTTGCAGGACAGACAAGCCCATGCCGAACATTTGAAACATCATCTTCAGAGAGCTCAGCAGAAGTTCAAAGCAGACGCTGATAAGCACAGGACAATGAGGGAGTTTGTAGTAGGGGAATTTGTCTTCCTGAAATTGCAGCCTTATGGACAATTATCCTTGCTCAACAGACCTTGTCCTAAACTGGCTTTCAAGTACTTTGGACCATTTCAGATTCTGGAGAAGTTTGGTCCAGCAGCCTACAAGTTGGCCCTTCCTCCGGATACACAAATTCATCCAGTGTTTCACGGGTCTCAGTTAAAGCAACAAGTACCTGATCACACTCCAGTTTTCCAAACATTACTAAAGCTTCCAAGGCTGGATACTGAAGAGTTGACTCCATCAGAAATTTTGGACCGCCGTCTGGTAAAGCGAGGAAATGCAGCGTTATTACAAGTGTTGATTCGTTGGTCTGATTTGCCGGCTGACTTTGCAACTTGGGAGGATTATGTGGCACTTCAGAAGAGATTTCCACGAGCCGCTGCTTGGGGACAAGTAGCTTCTCAAGGAGAGGGCACTGTCATCGCCCCAACGTCGTCAGGCGAGACAGGGCAGAACAGAGGAGAAGTTCAGCCAGAGGAAAACACCAGCGAGTGAGTGTTATGCAAAGGTAGGCCTGGTAGATGTGGGCCGTGGGCCATGGGCCGTGTAATAGAGAGAGCGTGGGTGTGGAGCTGTATATAAGCTCGAGTCACTGTAGCCATTCGGCAtcgaaaaaagaaatgaaaagaaacagtttctcctttcccctttccccttgaCTTCTTCCTTCTCTCGTTCTGATCCCCTTCTCCAGCTCGTCCCCCATCTTGGTCCCAAATCCTAGGGTTCGTCCCAAGGCAAGGACACGACACTCCATGTCCCGGCGAAGCAGCCGCCCCTCCATCTCCCGGCGAGGTAGCCGCCGGCGCCGTAGGATCCGGCGAGCACCCACCCCTCCATCTCCCGGTGAGGAAGCCGCCGGCGCCGCAGGATAAAGCGAGGACCCGCCCCTCCATCTCCCGGCGAGGAAGACATTGGCCGCCGGTGCTGATGTTCCCGGAGACTTGGCTGTTGCTGGTTCCCACAAACGCGGCCGTGACACTCCTATTCCAGCCAAGACCTGGCTTCTGCTGATGGTGGTCGGGGTTGGAGCAGCTCGGGGCCGTCCATGGCCAGCAGGCCCAACTCCTACGGTGTTCTCGTCTCGTCCATAGCCGGTGCAAATAACACCCGGCTTAATCCTCCCCATGCAGAAAATTTGCCCCTACTGCTAGCCCGTTCCGCATGAATCTGGAAAAGCGTTTTACATGAAAAAGTTGCTCATGTTCAACAattttccaacggtatattatatgcttcgttccgacaaacggttcaaaaattaGATGTATGCTGTTCGATATTTTTTTACCTCATTCAAAACTgctctttttttagaaaaggagttTGTACCcctctgcatctggatgatgcatgcagccatattattaattattcacaaaaatcatacaaggtgatacatcaataagcctgaaACCATCATCTTGACAACaccgttgctactcctatccccttgatgaaggcgtgccgaatgtccgagcctaataccaaacacacatcgcaccaaagcctaacatctaaagccgggtgtCCATCCAAGACACTACCTGGATTGGGTCCCACACCGGTCTGGCACACGCCCAGTGAGCATcgcacgctgcaagggccgtcacctccatctttcctcggtccatcctcagagcataactgatgcaccgaccttgccaggcctctctgccatcaacgtcaccatgacgccagacagcttcctcctcccGTGCGAGTCCATCTCTGCGCATCAGACGTCGAATCTCCATAGCGCCACGTCGTCGAGAACCACCACCATCAATGTggaagatgaagcaccgctccaccaaagacgcCGTCCTCCGGTCCCTCGAGCCCGtatgcacctccaagaatgacgcccccaagggggaaacgacaccagagagCCATCGTCAttcgatctactgatctagggtttccccggaggtaacagagagtggccttgaacttctccacggcgatgccttcatgaagggaacgacgcagacaaTGTCACCATCACCGGCCTTGGCAATAACCAATCgtaggttttcacccagatctgac comes from Triticum aestivum cultivar Chinese Spring chromosome 5B, IWGSC CS RefSeq v2.1, whole genome shotgun sequence and encodes:
- the LOC123116237 gene encoding pentatricopeptide repeat-containing protein At2g36730; translated protein: MAATSLAALIAGAATVQQIRQHHAKLLTSGRLPSLGPILLRRLISLPSPHLHLAQRLLLSLPSPPLALFNLLLPPLASSPDPAAAARLFVRLRRSGLRPDAHTLPHVLKALARLAPGSLPLAASTHAEAVKDGLDCAVVYVRNALMVAYSACDQPARAMQVFDEMPRRTVVSWNTALTACLDNDCHDRCVGLFTAMVEAGFEPDQTTLVCMMSAAAELGNLPLCKWAHGQVVARRLDMTLQLGTAAVNMYAKCGLVSYAWRLFERMPARNVWTWSAMIQGFAQNGLAREALRLFERMKGASVAPNYVTFLGLLCACSHAGLVDEGRQFFHEMRHVYKIEPMMRHYSAMVDVLGRNGRLQEAYDFVMDMPLEADPVVWRTLLGACQMHSSKDCIHIVSKVQERLLELEPRRSGNYVMVANIYSDIGSWDEAAKARRVMREGGMKKMAGESCIEVGGLVHRFISGDNSCPEYDRACSIVHELNLNMRKCELIDRILLIDAE